In Chitinophagaceae bacterium C216, the genomic stretch TTTGTAACCAGTTCTTTCCTCTATGGGGGTACTTATAATCAGTTTAAAGTTTCTTTCAAGCGTTTGGGTATCGAAGCGCGTTTTGCTGAGGCTGATGATCCCGAAAGCTTCAGAAAACTGATTGATGATAAAACCAAAGCTATTTACTTAGAAACATTGGGTAACCCCAGACTGAATGTTCCCGACTTTGAAAAAATCGCGGCACTGGCAAAAGAAGTGGATCTTCCGCTGATTGTAGATAACACGTTTGGTGCGGGAGGCTATTTGTTCCAGCCCATTAAACATGGCGCTAATATAGTGGTACATTCTGCTACCAAATGGATTGGTGGTCATGGTACCAGTATTGGAGGCGTTATTATCGATGGCGGTAATTACAATTGGGGTAATGGTAAATTCCCGCAGTTTACTGAACCTTCGGAAGGGTATCATGGACTGAAGTTCTGGGAAGTTTTTGGCGAAGGCAATCCGTTAGGGCTCCCCAATATTGCATTTGCCATTCGTACCCGAGTAGAAGGATTGCGTGATTTTGGTGCCTGCTTAAGCCCGTTCAACTCCTTCCTGTTGTTGCAAGGATTGGAAACACTGTCGTTGCGTGTACAACGTACCGTAGATAATGCCTTGGAGCTGGCTAAGTGGCTGGAGGCTCACGATAAAGTAGAGTTCGTATGGTATCCGGGATTGGAAAGCAGCCCGTATTACCATTTGGCTCAGAAATATCTACCTAAAGGTGCGGGTGGCGTACTCCAGTTTGGTATTAAAGGTGGATTTGAAAAAGGACGTGCGTTCATCGATAATCTAAAGCTGGTAAGCCATTTGGCAAATGTGGGCGATGCTAAAACACTGGCTATTCATCCAGCTTCTACCACCCACGAACAGCTTACAGAAGAAGAAAGAAAGAGCGCAGGCGTTCTGGATAATTTGATTCGTATCAGCGTGGGTATTGAACACATCGATGATATTAAAGCCGATTTCGAACAAGCATTTGCTAACATTTTCGCTTAATACAGAGTTACTTTCAACTGCCTCATCAGTGCAGTTGGTACGGTGAGGCAGTTTCTAAAAAATATGGATCATAAGATATTTACACACACAGGAGCGTTTCAATTGGAAAGTGGAGCAGTTTTGCAGAAACTGCATCTGGCCTACACTACGTATGGTCAGCTGAATGAAAATAAAGATAATGTGGTATGGATATTCCATGCTCTTACAGCTAACAGCAAACCACATGAATGGTGGCCGGAAATGGTGGGGGAAGGACGTGTATTTGATCCAGCCAAGTATTTTATCATTTGTGTGAATATGCCGGGTAGCTGTTATGGAAGTATTAGTCCGCTGGACATCAATCCCGATACGGGCGCACCCTACTATCACGATTTTCCTTTCTTTACCATAAGAGATATGGTACAGGCTTATCGCTTGTTGCAAAAAGAGCTTGGTGTCGATAAAATAAAAATTGGTATTGGAGGCAGCACAGGAGGGCAACAGTTATTGGAGTGGGCTGTACAGGATCCAGATCTGTTTTCCTATATTATACCCATTGCAACGAATGCGGTTCATTCTCCATGGGGAAAGGCATTCAATGCTTCGCAACGGTTTGCTATTGAAGCAGACAGTACTTGGTGGGAAAAGAAAGAAGATGCCGGAAAAAAAGGTCTGGAAGTAGCACGCAGTATTGCGTTACTATCTTATCGCACCGATATCGCTTATAATAAAACCCAGGCTGACCTCAATGATGAAATGATAGAAGGATTCAGAAGCGAAAGCTATCAGCGTTATCAAGGCGAAAAGCTTTCAAAAAGATTCAACGCATTTAGCTATTATGCTCTTACTAAAAGTATGGACTCCCATAATCTGGGAAGAGGCAGAGGCGGTGTGCAAGCTGCATTGCATACTATCAAAGCCAAGACTTTAGTGTTAAGCTTGGAAGGTGATATATTATTCCCATTGTATGAGCAGGAGTTTTTGGCGCAGCATATTCCCAATGCCCGTGTAAAACTGATTAATTCTGATTATGGACATGATGGATTCTTGCTTGAATTTGAGCAGCTCACTGCAGCTATCAGTAGCTTTATTGAGCAGGGAGAATTGTGTAAATAATTTACACGCACGGATAGGGTTATAACTATATTGAAATTTATATAATCTATACATAAATGAGCAAACATAGACAGCTAGTAATAGGAATGTTTGGATTTGGAGTAGTGGGAGAAGGCTTGTACAGAGTGCTGGAACAAACCCCCTCCTTAAGTGCATACATTAAAAAAGTATGTATCAAGCATCCTGATAAAAAAAGAAATGCTCCTTCATCATTGTTCACAACTGATAAAGACGAAATACTGCAGGATGAAGAAATTAATGTTGTCGTAGAAGTTATCGATGATGCAAATGCAGCATTTGATATCGTAAAAACAGCATTGCTGAACAAAAAGGATGTAGTGAGCTCCAGTAAAAAGATGATAGCAGAGCATCTGCAGGAGTTATTGGAACTACAACAAAAAACCGGCCGTTCCTTCCTATATGAATCTTCCGCATGTGCATCCATTCCGGCTATTAGAAATCTGGAAGAATACTACGATAACGACTTATTACATAGTATCCGGGCTATTGTAAACGGCAGTACCAACTTTATTTTGACGAAGATGTTTGATGAGCGTCTTGGCTTCAGAGAGGCTTTATTACTAGCACAACAGCAGGGTTTTGCCGAAAGTAATCCTACGTTGGATGTGGAAGGATACGATGCACTGAACAAATGGACGATATTTTTATGTCATGCTTATGGGATTGTTACCACACCCGATCAAATTCTCTTTACAGGAATACAAAACATACATAAATCGGATGCGGCAGTGGCCAAGTCTCGAGGTCAACAGATAAGGCTGGTAGCACAAGCTAAAAAGCTGGTGGAAGGTGGCGTGGCTGCTTTTGTGCTGCCACAGTTCGTGACCGCCGATAATCCTTTATCGTTTGTAAGAAACGAATATAACGGAGTGGTGATAGAAAGCGGATTTGCCGATCAACAATTTTTCTATGGAAAAGGCGCAGGTAGTTTTCCTACAGCCTCAGCAGTATTGAGTGATTTGTCTGCACTTAGGTATGATTATAAATACGAATATAAAAAATTATATCATCATGAGCCCAACCAATTGAATGATGACATATATTTGCGCGTCTACGTAAGCTTCAGTGATATAAAATTTGTGCCCACCGATGATTTTGAATGGATAGAACAATGGCATGCTCAGGAAGACCGGAAATATCTCTCAGGAGTAATCGCGCTACTCAAACTTAAGAAAAACCCCTGGTGGAAAGAAAATGGCACTTCTTTAATACTAGAACCAGATTCTATTCTGGAAAGTATTGAGGAACGACGACTGAAAAAGAAAAGTCTAGAACTTGCAGGTTTGCTATAAACCGCATCTGAGAGGAAGAGACTTTACGACTTCTCTTCGTCATTTCATATAAATCTGAAGAGCGTAGCTGTATTTTTTAAAATAATATGGCTTCAATATCTTTTGACAACACGGAATTCGCATTTCGATACCTGTCGGATGCGGAGTTGAGGAGATCGTGTAGGTTATTCCGTATGATGAGTCTCCCTATGCTGGTGCAGGTGGGTACTACGCTAATTCCCTGGGCCATGAAAGTGGGATTACCGATTAGTGGCCTTATCCGGAAAACCATCTTCAGACAATTTACAGGTGGTGAAACGCTTGAGCAAACTGCAGCTGTAGCCCATACCTTGGGAAAGTTTCATGTAGATGTTATTCTTGACTATGGTGCTGAAGGAGGCGAAGGAAGCGAAGATGAGTATGATCATGCCGCTGCAGAGTTTTTGCGGGTAATCGATTATGCAGCCTCCCAGCCGAACATCCCGTTTATGAGTATAAAAATTACGGGGCTGGCTAGGTTTGCGTTGCTGGAGAAACTCGATACATTGATGCATAGTAAAAAGGGGTCTCTTATAAAGAGATATTTTTGTGCTCTAGAAGAAATTACACCCCAAGAACGCGAAGAATGGCATCGGGTAAGAACTCGCATGTTGCGTATTTGCGAGAGAGCTGCTAAGCAAAACGTAGGAGTATTGGTCGATGCAGAAGAGACGTGGATACAGGATCCTATAGATGCTTTAGTAATGTTGATGATGGATTCCTTTAATAAAGAAAAAGCCGTCATATTTAATACCATACAACATTACAGACATGATAGGCTGGCCTTTCTTCATGATTGTATTGAAGCCGGTAAAGAAAGAAAGTTTATAATGGGGGCCAAGCTGGTACGCGGTGCTTATATGGAAAAGGAAAGAAAGCGTGCTGAAAAGCTCAGGTATCCATCACCTATACAGCCGGATAAGGCTGCTAGCGATCGCGATTTTGATGCAGGTGTTACGCTATGTCTAAATAATCTGGACAAGGTATCCGTACTCATAGCTACTCACAACGAAAACAGTAATCTATTGGCAGTGCAGCAGATGGAAACAATGGGTATTGCATTCGACCATCCGCATGTGAACTTTAGCCAGTTATACGGAATGAGTGATAATATCACATTCAATCTGGCACAATTGGGGTGTAATGTGAGCAAATATTTGCCATTCGGACCGCTCAAAAGTGTTATCCCTTATTTGATGCGCCGTGCACAGGAAAATACGTCCGTAAAAGGACAAACCGGTCGGGAATTGAAATTGATTTTAAAAGAAATCCGTAGACGTAAAGGCGCTTAAACCCTTCGGTAATCGGCACGCCAGGTTTTGATAGAGCGCTTTATAGTTGCGGGATCGGTATTTTCATCCACAGCTTTCTGTAGTAAGAAAAGAAATTCTTCATCCGATGCAAATCTAAGCGCTGCAATTTGTTGAAAACTTAGCCGACGTTCCACTGGCTCAAAATCTTTCCCTGTAAGCTTGAAATACCTCAAATGCGTTTCTAGTACAACCATTCTATTTTGCAGCGTTAGGGCATAATGCTGTCTCAACATAAAGGATAACCCTATAATTAATGCTAGAATTATTGTAAGCATCCACCAAACAGCCGCTAGCTCACCCTCACTTTTGAGGGCTTTGTAAACTCCGAAAAAGAGTAGAAGACAGCTAATTGGGTAAAAAACGAAGTGATGCGGTATGTAGTAACGGACATGGTTGTTATAATTTTGTTCCGACATATTGTTTTTCTTAAAAATACACAATTAACAGCTTGCCCACATAAAAGTTTTTCCCTACCCACACAAGCGGTAGAATCATTATATTGCAGCCATGCAACAATACCTTCAGCTACTTCAGCATATTTTGGATAATGGTGTACAGAAAACCGATCGTACTGGTACAGGTACTATCAGTGTGTTTGGTTATCAAATGCGCTTCGACCTGCAAAAAGGTTTTCCCCTAGTTACTACTAAAAGAGTACATCTAAAAAGTATTATTTATGAGTTGTTATGGTTTTTGAGAGGGGATACGAATATCGGTTATCTGAAAGAACATGGTGTAACCATCTGGGATGAATGGGCTGATGAAAACGGTAATCTAGGTCCTGTATATGGCAAACAATGGCGTAGCTGGGAAGGGAAGGATGGTAAAGTGATTGATCAGATTAGTGAACTAGTTGAACAAATAAAGAAAACGCCGGATAGCCGCAGGCTGATTGTTAGTGCCTGGAATGTGGGGGAGCTTGCGGAAATGGCCTTGATGCCTTGTCATACGCTGTTCCAATTTTATGTGGCGAACGGAAGGCTTTCCTGTCAGCTCTACCAGCGGAGTGCTGATGTATTCTTAGGGGTGCCTTTCAATATAGCATCCTATGCATTACTTACCATGATGATTGCACAGGTTTGTGATTTGCAGCCAGGAGAGTTTATTCATACCTTTGGCGATGTACATATTTATAACAATCATCTGGAGCAGGTAAAGCTGCAGTTGAGTAGGGAGCCCTATCCATTACCTACCATGAAACTTAATCCGGAGGTGAAAAATATTTTCGACTTTCGGTACGAAGATTTTGTGTTGGAAGGATATCAGCATCATCCGGCAATTAAAGCTCCGGTTGCTGTATAAGGGCACTGAAACGGATTCGATTATTTTTAATTTTGTATTACATGAATATCTCTCTGGTAGTAGCAGCGTCCAACAACAACGTAATAGGTAAGGATAACGGGCTAGTGTGGAATCTGCCTGATGATATGAAGCATTTTAAAAATGTTACTTGGGGGATGCCTGTTGTGATGGGGCGTAAGACGTTTGAAAGTTTTAAACGACCTTTACCAGGAAGGAAAAATATTGTGCTAAGCAAGCAAAAGGATTTAAAGATTGAAGGTGCGATCGTACTGAATACAATGAAGGATGTAGAATTTTTGGTGAAGGAAATGGACGTGAAAGAGCTGATGGTAATTGGAGGCGGAGAGATTTATAAAATGTATTATCCCAAAGCTAACAAGATATATATGACTAGGGTGGATACGGTGATAGAAGGCGATACCTTTTTCCCACCTATTGATGAAAAAGAGTGGCGCTTGGTAAGCAGTATCAAGAATACCGCAGATGAACGTCATGCATACGATTTTACGTATGAGCTATGGGAAAGAAAATGATGTGAGTTTTTGTTGAACGTTTAAAAAAGACTGTACCCTTGGTATATTCACCATTACAAGCTGCAGCTAAGTATTTCCAATTTTACATACATGCTGCCAATAGTAAAGGGCATGGAACGCATTCGCCCTTTGTATTTGAATTTATCACAAAAGTGATGAACGATTTTACGAAGTATGAGGATTATGAAAGAGTAGAAGTGATACGTACCCGCATGTTGGCGGATAACACAGAACTTCTGATACAAGACTTAGGAGCTGGTTCTGCTATTACATCTTCCAACAGAAGAAGTGTGGCCTCTATCGCAAAAACTACAGTAAAACCTAGAAAGTTTGGTCAATTACTGTATCGTATGGTGAAGTATTATCAGCCACGCACTATACTGGAGCTAGGCACTTCTTTGGGTATTACTACCAGTTATTTGGCTTTAGCCAATCCGCAGGCCAAAGTGATCACTATTGAGGGAGCATCTACCATTGCTGCAAAAGCGCGTGAGAACTTTGCAGCTTTGGGTCTTACCAATGTTGAAAGTATTATAGGTAATTTTGATGATATATTGGAGTCTGTTTTAATGCAAAACCCAGGTATCGACTTTGTCTTTCTCGATGGTAATCATCGACAGGAGCCGACGGAAAGGTATTTCAGGCAGTTATTACCCCATGTGCATAATGATACATTGCTAATATTTGACGATATTCACTGGAGCAAAGAAATGGATAATGCCTGGGCTAATATTGTGCAACATGAAGCGGTGACCTGTGATATTGATTTGTTCTATATTGGCATCATTAGTTTTCGCAAAGAGTTTAAAGAAAAACAGCGTTTTGCTATTCGTTTTTAACTGATTTATTTGTTTCGAAAAGTGCAAATCCCTCAGCCATTAATTCAATCGTTGCAAGGTGTGGAAGGCTTTGATGAAGCGGCTTTTCTGAACGTGCATACATCGGCAACACCCATTACTTCCATTCGAGTTCATCCACAGAAGTCGGAAGCAATCCATGATATTTTCTCCGGCTCCATAGAAAGGGTTCCTTGGTCCTCTCATGGATATTATTTATCGGAACGTCCTTCATTTACATTTGATCCGTTATTTCATGCCGGTTGTTATTATGTGCAAGAAGCCAGCAGCATGTTTATAGAGCAGGTATTACAGCAAACGGTGGATTTATCCAAACCCTTAAAAATACTGGATCTATGTGCAGCGCCGGGAGGGAAATCTACACTTATTCAGTCCTTACTGTCCAAAAGCAGTCTGCTAGTAAGCAACGAGGTGATCCGGCAGCGTGTGAATGTATTGAAGGATAATATCGTGAAATGGGGATGTAACAATGTAATTGTAACCCATAATGATCCGCGTGATTTTGCTAAGCTCAAGGGGTTTTTCGATGTGATTGTAGTGGATGCACCTTGTAGCGGCAGTGGCTTGTTTAAAAAGGACGAAGATGCGATTAAGGAGTGGAGCGAAAATAACGTGATCCTGTGTAGTCAACGTCAGCAAAGGATTCTGGCCGATGTAATGCCCGCATTGAAGGAGAATGGGATTATAATCTACTCTACCTGCTCCTATTCGAAGGAGGAAGATGAGGATATACTGGATTGGCTGTCGACTGCATTCAGTTTGTCAAATATCCGTTTAGATACCAAGCCGGAATGGCATATTGTAGAAACGACATCTCAGCTACGTAATTATGGTTATCGTTTCTGGCCCCATCTATTACGTGGTGAAGGTTTTTTTGTTGCTGCTTTTCGGAAGAATGATGGTGAAAAGTTTAAGAATAAAACCCGCTTTGTAAGCCGGCCTGTAACGCGACAGTTGGCCATGCAGCTTGATTCGTGGATGGATATTTCGGAGCAAGAACTCCAGAATGTAAAAGGAAGTATTTATGCCTGGCCCAAAGTAATGTATGAAGATTATGATTTGTTACTACAGCATCTGAGGGTGGTTTATTCAGGTACGCTGGCAGGAGCATTGGTGCATAATAAATTTATTCCTGATCATGCGCTGGCCATGAGCCCACTCATTCATACTGAAGTATCGGGTACAGAAGTGGATGCCAGCACTGCTATTGCTTACCTACAAAGGAAGAATATTGAGATACCCGGACTTGATGCCGGCTGGAATGTTATCAGATATAGGGGGCATAACTTGGGTTGGGTAAATGTATTACCTACCCGCATCAATAATTATTATCCCAAGGAATTACGCATTCTCAAAGAAAAACCATAAGCTTATATCCAACGAATTATGTGGATGCCACCGCCGCCTCAACGCCCAAATGATTATAAGCTTCGTTAAGAAAATTGGGTATGAGATTTTTATTCGTCCAATGAATCTTATCAGGATCGTTGAGGTGTTCCAACATACGGGCTAATTTTTCAGGTCCGTGGTTTTGAATGACCGTTTCGCGTTTCTGTGGTTCTTGAAAATGCTGACTCATGCCTTCGGCATCTGCTTCT encodes the following:
- the metXA gene encoding Homoserine O-acetyltransferase, which codes for MDHKIFTHTGAFQLESGAVLQKLHLAYTTYGQLNENKDNVVWIFHALTANSKPHEWWPEMVGEGRVFDPAKYFIICVNMPGSCYGSISPLDINPDTGAPYYHDFPFFTIRDMVQAYRLLQKELGVDKIKIGIGGSTGGQQLLEWAVQDPDLFSYIIPIATNAVHSPWGKAFNASQRFAIEADSTWWEKKEDAGKKGLEVARSIALLSYRTDIAYNKTQADLNDEMIEGFRSESYQRYQGEKLSKRFNAFSYYALTKSMDSHNLGRGRGGVQAALHTIKAKTLVLSLEGDILFPLYEQEFLAQHIPNARVKLINSDYGHDGFLLEFEQLTAAISSFIEQGELCK
- the trmR_1 gene encoding tRNA 5-hydroxyuridine methyltransferase, with translation MVYSPLQAAAKYFQFYIHAANSKGHGTHSPFVFEFITKVMNDFTKYEDYERVEVIRTRMLADNTELLIQDLGAGSAITSSNRRSVASIAKTTVKPRKFGQLLYRMVKYYQPRTILELGTSLGITTSYLALANPQAKVITIEGASTIAAKARENFAALGLTNVESIIGNFDDILESVLMQNPGIDFVFLDGNHRQEPTERYFRQLLPHVHNDTLLIFDDIHWSKEMDNAWANIVQHEAVTCDIDLFYIGIISFRKEFKEKQRFAIRF
- the thyA gene encoding Thymidylate synthase, with protein sequence MQQYLQLLQHILDNGVQKTDRTGTGTISVFGYQMRFDLQKGFPLVTTKRVHLKSIIYELLWFLRGDTNIGYLKEHGVTIWDEWADENGNLGPVYGKQWRSWEGKDGKVIDQISELVEQIKKTPDSRRLIVSAWNVGELAEMALMPCHTLFQFYVANGRLSCQLYQRSADVFLGVPFNIASYALLTMMIAQVCDLQPGEFIHTFGDVHIYNNHLEQVKLQLSREPYPLPTMKLNPEVKNIFDFRYEDFVLEGYQHHPAIKAPVAV
- the rsmF gene encoding Ribosomal RNA small subunit methyltransferase F, translating into MFRKVQIPQPLIQSLQGVEGFDEAAFLNVHTSATPITSIRVHPQKSEAIHDIFSGSIERVPWSSHGYYLSERPSFTFDPLFHAGCYYVQEASSMFIEQVLQQTVDLSKPLKILDLCAAPGGKSTLIQSLLSKSSLLVSNEVIRQRVNVLKDNIVKWGCNNVIVTHNDPRDFAKLKGFFDVIVVDAPCSGSGLFKKDEDAIKEWSENNVILCSQRQQRILADVMPALKENGIIIYSTCSYSKEEDEDILDWLSTAFSLSNIRLDTKPEWHIVETTSQLRNYGYRFWPHLLRGEGFFVAAFRKNDGEKFKNKTRFVSRPVTRQLAMQLDSWMDISEQELQNVKGSIYAWPKVMYEDYDLLLQHLRVVYSGTLAGALVHNKFIPDHALAMSPLIHTEVSGTEVDASTAIAYLQRKNIEIPGLDAGWNVIRYRGHNLGWVNVLPTRINNYYPKELRILKEKP
- the hom gene encoding Homoserine dehydrogenase, with protein sequence MSKHRQLVIGMFGFGVVGEGLYRVLEQTPSLSAYIKKVCIKHPDKKRNAPSSLFTTDKDEILQDEEINVVVEVIDDANAAFDIVKTALLNKKDVVSSSKKMIAEHLQELLELQQKTGRSFLYESSACASIPAIRNLEEYYDNDLLHSIRAIVNGSTNFILTKMFDERLGFREALLLAQQQGFAESNPTLDVEGYDALNKWTIFLCHAYGIVTTPDQILFTGIQNIHKSDAAVAKSRGQQIRLVAQAKKLVEGGVAAFVLPQFVTADNPLSFVRNEYNGVVIESGFADQQFFYGKGAGSFPTASAVLSDLSALRYDYKYEYKKLYHHEPNQLNDDIYLRVYVSFSDIKFVPTDDFEWIEQWHAQEDRKYLSGVIALLKLKKNPWWKENGTSLILEPDSILESIEERRLKKKSLELAGLL
- the oah1 gene encoding O-acetyl-L-homoserine sulfhydrylase 1; this encodes MSNALRFETLQVHAGQIPDPTTGSRAVPIYQTTSFQFKNAEHAANLFGLKEFGNIYTRIMNPTTDVFEQRMAALEGGVAAVATSSGQAAQFLAINNILQAGDNFVTSSFLYGGTYNQFKVSFKRLGIEARFAEADDPESFRKLIDDKTKAIYLETLGNPRLNVPDFEKIAALAKEVDLPLIVDNTFGAGGYLFQPIKHGANIVVHSATKWIGGHGTSIGGVIIDGGNYNWGNGKFPQFTEPSEGYHGLKFWEVFGEGNPLGLPNIAFAIRTRVEGLRDFGACLSPFNSFLLLQGLETLSLRVQRTVDNALELAKWLEAHDKVEFVWYPGLESSPYYHLAQKYLPKGAGGVLQFGIKGGFEKGRAFIDNLKLVSHLANVGDAKTLAIHPASTTHEQLTEEERKSAGVLDNLIRISVGIEHIDDIKADFEQAFANIFA
- a CDS encoding IS1595 family transposase ISSsu9, whose amino-acid sequence is MNISLVVAASNNNVIGKDNGLVWNLPDDMKHFKNVTWGMPVVMGRKTFESFKRPLPGRKNIVLSKQKDLKIEGAIVLNTMKDVEFLVKEMDVKELMVIGGGEIYKMYYPKANKIYMTRVDTVIEGDTFFPPIDEKEWRLVSSIKNTADERHAYDFTYELWERK